In Helianthus annuus cultivar XRQ/B chromosome 8, HanXRQr2.0-SUNRISE, whole genome shotgun sequence, a single genomic region encodes these proteins:
- the LOC110871984 gene encoding berberine bridge enzyme-like 21: MSLVMFFPLLLIINFSSLSPSHGLGPPSSPKGPGPGASGSKGPGLGPPGFKGPGPASDPNTIYKSFLECLPTQSPQPDPLFPSIVYSSAANSSAYTKTLQDKIKNRRYNVTSTPRPAIIVTPIKESHVQAVVLCAKKLGVQIKIRSGGHDYEAVSYVSSEKSFMILDMFNFRAVDVDITAETAVVQVGAQLGDLYYRIWEKSKVHGFPAGACPTVGAGGHISGAGYGTMIRKYGLTVDHVIDAKIVNVNGKVLDRKAMGEDLFWAIRGAGGSSFCVILSFTVKLVPVPKVTTVFRVEKTMEQNLTDIILKWQSVMPTIDHDLFIRLLLQPKEVNKKNTVRGTFMSLFLGDSNRLLGLMSKTFPELGLKKEDCFEVSWIQSALYWANFDFNQTKPELLLDRHTDIVKFLKRKADYVQTPIPKAGLTAILNKLIELGDVGLVFNPYGGRMNEVPANATPMPHRAGNLYKIQYSLNWEETDPKATEKNMNQCKVMFEFMTNYVSKNPRGAFLNYRDFDIGVNSGDGFNSGKIYGEKYFKGNFERLVKVKTSVDPDNFFRNEQSIPTQNKNNKGMSS, encoded by the coding sequence ATGTCTTTGGTTATGTTTTTTCCACTACTGTTGATCATTAATTTTTCTTCTTTGTCCCCCTCACATGGACTGGGACCACCATCTAGTCCAAAGGGGCCGGGACCAGGTGCCTCCGGTTCTAAGGGACCAGGGTTAGGTCCCCCCGGTTTTAAAGGACCTGGACCAGCTTCCGATCCTAATACAATATACAAATCCTTTCTCGAATGTCTTCCGACACAATCACCTCAACCCGACCCCTTATTCCCTTCCATAGTTTATAGCTCCGCGGCCAACTCCTCTGCCTACACCAAAACTCTACAAGATAAAATAAAAAACCGTCGTTACAATGTAACATCCACACCTAGACCCGCCATCATCGTCACCCCTATCAAAGAATCCCACGTACAGGCTGTCGTCCTATGCGCTAAGAAACTCGGTGTTCAAATCAAGATTCGCAGCGGTGGACATGATTATGAAGCAGTCTCATATGTGTCATCGGAAAAAAGTTTCATGATACTTGACATGTTTAACTTTCGAGCAGTTGACGTTGATATCACAGCTGAAACCGCGGTTGTCCAAGTCGGAGCTCAGTTAGGTGATCTCTATTATCGGATTTGGGAAAAGAGCAAGGTGCATGGGTTTCCTGCTGGTGCATGCCCAACCGTCGGTGCTGGTGGACATATAAGTGGCGCTGGTTATGGCACCATGATTCGAAAATACGGTTTAACGGTTGATCATGTGATAGACGCCAAAATCGTCAATGTTAACGGTAAGGTTTTGGATCGGAAAGCAATGGGCGAGGATCTTTTCTGGGCCATTCGTGGCGCTGGTGGCAGTAGTTTTTGTGTCATATTATCTTTCACCGTGAAACTAGTTCCTGTGCCGAAGGTTACAACCGTTTTCCGAGTAGAGAAAACCATGGAACAAAATTTGACAGATATCATTTTGAAATGGCAGTCAGTTATGCCGACAATCGACCATGATTTGTTTATCAGGCTTCTGTTACAGCCAAAGGAAGTGAATAAAAAAAACACAGTTAGGGGAACATTTATGTCCCTTTTTCTAGGTGATTCAAATAGATTATTGGGGTTAATGAGCAAAACGTTCCCCGAATTAGGTTTAAAAAAAGAAGATTGTTTTGAAGTAAGTTGGATTCAGTCTGCACTTTATTGGGCAAACTTTGATTTCAACCAAACGAAGCCAGAGCTCCTCCTGGATAGGCACACTGACATAGTTAAATTCTTGAAACGAAAGGCTGATTACGTACAAACACCCATTCCAAAGGCAGGGTTGACGGCTATACTCAATAAGTTGATAGAATTGGGAGATGTTGGTCTTGTTTTCAACCCGTATGGGGGGAGGATGAATGAAGTTCCGGCAAATGCGACACCCATGCCTCACCGTGCTGGAAACTTGTATAAGATTCAATACTCGTTGAACTGGGAGGAAACCGATCCCAAAGCTACAGAGAAAAACATGAATCAATGCAAGGTTATGTTTGAATTCATGACGAATTATGTGTCGAAGAATCCTCGAGGTGCATTTCTTAACTATAGAGATTTTGACATCGGTGTGAATTCAGGGGACGGGTTTAACTCCGGGAAGATTTACGGGGAGAAGTATTTCAAGGGGAACTTTGAGA
- the LOC110871985 gene encoding berberine bridge enzyme-like 21, translated as MNNNMNSLNILLLVLTLLFSSPSHATMDPDSIYESFLQCRNLSSDVVYSSTANTSAYTTVLQAYIKNNRFNTTATPKPAVIITPTTEAQVQAVVLCAKRLGVQIKIRSGGHDYEGISYVSSEPNFVVLDMFNFRSIDVNIEEETAVVGAGAQLGEFYYRIYEKSKVHGFPAGVCQTVGVGGHLSGGGYGTMLRKYGLAVDHVTDARIVDVNGRVLDRKSMGEDLFWALCGGGGGSFGVILSYTVKLVSVPEVNTVFRIMKTQAENASALVHKWQQIMPEIDDDLFLRVLLQPVTVNRTRTGRASFIAHFLGDSDRLVALMDKSFPELGLKKEDCIEVSWIESVLYWANFDLNTTSPEILLDRHSGNVNFGKRKSDYVQTVIPESGITSIFNKLVELGRVGFVFNPYGGKMYEIAADATPFPHRAGNLYKIQYSVNWNDPDPELEANYLNQSRVMYEFMTPFVSKNPRGAFLNYRDLDIGVMSGDGKNSYSEGEVYGEKYFMGNFERLVKIKTAVDPDNFFRNEQSIPTLAGKTLGKSRKMK; from the coding sequence ATGAACAACAATATGAACTCCTTAAATATTCTTCTACTTGTACTCACTCTTCTATTCTCCTCCCCCTCTCACGCAACCATGGACCCCGACTCGATCTACGAGTCGTTTCTCCAATGCCGAAACCTCTCATCCGACGTCGTTTACAGCTCGACCGCGAACACATCCGCGTACACAACCGTCCTCCAAGCGTACATTAAAAACAACCGTTTCAACACAACCGCAACCCCTAAACCCGCGGTTATCATAACCCCAACAACCGAAGCGCAAGTCCAAGCCGTGGTTCTTTGCGCAAAAAGACTCGGTGTCCAGATTAAAATCCGTAGCGGCGGACATGACTACGAGGGAATCTCGTATGTCTCGTCCGAGCCTAACTTTGTCGTACTCGACATGTTTAACTTTCGCTCGATCGATGTTAACATCGAGGAAGAAACCGCGGTCGTGGGGGCCGGGGCGCAGTTGGGCGAGTTTTATTATCGGATTTACGAAAAGAGTAAAGTGCACGGGTTTCCAGCTGGCGTGTGTCAGACGGTTGGTGTCGGCGGGCATTTAAGCGGTGGCGGTTACGGTACCATGCTTCGAAAGTACGGTTTGGCGGTTGATCACGTGACTGACGCGCGCATTGTCGATGTCAACGGTCGGGTTCTGGACCGGAAATCGATGGGTGAAGATTTGTTTTGGGCGTTgtgtggcggcggcggcggtagTTTCGGTGTTATTTTATCGTACACTGTGAAGTTGGTTTCCGTGCCCGAGGTGAACACCGTGTTCCGGATAATGAAAACGCAAGCGGAAAACGCGTCCGCATTGGTTCACAAGTGGCAACAAATCATGCCCGAAATTGATGACGATTTGTTTCTTAGGGTTTTGTTGCAACCGGTTACGGTTAACCGGACTAGAACCGGTCGAGCGTCGTTTATCGCGCATTTTTTGGGTGATTCGGATAGATTAGTCGCGTTAATGGATAAAAGCTTTCCGGAATTAGGTTTGAAAAAGGAAGATTGTATCGAAGTTAGTTGGATCGAATCGGTTCTTTACTGGGCTAATTTCGATTTAAACACGACTTCGCCCGAGATTCTTCTCGACCGTCATTCGGGCAATGTAAACTTCGGAAAACGAAAGTCGGATTACGTTCAAACCGTGATCCCAGAATCTGGGATCACGTCAATTTTTAACAAGTTGGTTGAGTTGGGTCGGGTTGGGTTTGTGTTCAACCCATATGGTGGGAAAATGTACGAGATTGCGGCGGATGCAACGCCATTTCCTCACCGTGCGGGTAATTTGTACAAGATTCAGTATTCGGTTAACTGGAATGACCCGGATCCTGAACTCGAGGCGAATTATTTGAACCAAAGTCGGGTGATGTACGAGTTTATGACGCCGTTTGTGTCGAAGAATCCGAGAGGCGCGTTTTTGAACTACCGGGATCTTGATATTGGTGTGATGAGTGGAGATGGGAAGAATAGTTATAGTGAAGGTGAGGTTTATGGCGAGAAGTATTTTATGGGGAATTTTGAGAGACTGGTGAAGATAAAAACCGCGGTTGATCCTGATAACTTCTTTAGAAATGAACAGAGTATACCGACTCTCGCCGGGAAGACTTTGGGCAAGTCTAGGAAGATGAAGTGA